Proteins co-encoded in one Arachis stenosperma cultivar V10309 chromosome 7, arast.V10309.gnm1.PFL2, whole genome shotgun sequence genomic window:
- the LOC130939683 gene encoding LOW QUALITY PROTEIN: NAD-dependent malic enzyme 2, mitochondrial-like (The sequence of the model RefSeq protein was modified relative to this genomic sequence to represent the inferred CDS: substituted 2 bases at 2 genomic stop codons) — protein sequence MQTESGRVQGGVEEDAVAARKEEALDDDGWTGLDDGGRRGIQRTSIEEKDAAFAELSVTATHHSPLTTDRRSSLPSCTDRRCAAHTIVDLCTSRRPLCAHVVNKLLKLKAMKESVSTKPAIFAMSNPTMNVECTAIDAFKHAGGDIVFGSENPFENVYISNGKVGHVNQANMYLFLGLLFXTFYFXIDLGSLLLGARLITDGMLQAAAECLASYMLEEDISKGILYPSVDSIRNVTTEVGATIFRAAVEDNLAEEHGDVGPKELAKMSKEETVEYVARNMWYPVYSSLVHEK from the exons ATGCAGACAGAGAGTGGCAGAGTGCAGGGAGGAGTGGAGGAAGACGCGGTGGCTGCCAGAAAGGAAGAGGCGCTGGACGACGACGGCTGGACGGGGCTCGACGATGGAGGACGAAGGGGCATTCAAAGAACTTCCATAGAGGAGAAAGACGCAGCGTTTGCCGAGTTGAGTG TCACCGCCACACATCACTCACCACTCACCACTGACCGTCGCTCCTCTTTGCCTTCCTGCACTGATCGTCGCTGCGCTGCCCATACCATTGTTGATCTCTGCACTTCTCGTCGTCCTCTCTGTGCTCACGTCGTCAATAAG CTACTGAAACTTAAGGCAATGAAAGAATCTGTTTCAACAAAACCTGCTATCTTTGCCATGTCTAACCCTACCATGAATG TTGAGTGCACTGCTATTGATGCTTTTAAGCATGCCGGAGGAGATATCGTATTTGGAAGTGAAAACCCTTTCGAAAATGTATATATTA GTAATGGAAAAGTGGGTCATGTAAATCAAGCCAACATGTATTTGTTCCTAGG tcttttattttaaactttCTATTTTTGAATTGATCTAGGATCACTTTTGTTAGGTGCTCGGCTAATAACAGATGGAATGTTACAGGCTGCTGCTGAATG CCTTGCTTCATACATGTTAGAGGAAGATATCTCAAAAGGAATCCTGTATCCATCCGTTGATAG CATTCGAAATGTAACAACAGAGGTTGGTGCTACTATTTTTCGAGCAGCAGTTGAAGACAACTTGGCAGAAGAGCATGGTGATGTAGGGCCCAAGGAACTTGCAAAGATGTCAAAA GAGGAGACAGTGGAGTACGTCGCAAGAAATATGTGGTACCCTGTGTATTCTTCTCTTGTTCATGAAAAATAG